From the genome of Roseofilum capinflatum BLCC-M114, one region includes:
- a CDS encoding type I polyketide synthase: MTSDLNQTEDYPIDENDIAIIGMSGRFPGAKTIDEFWHNLKHGVEGISFLSESQLLKSGIEKDLLSNPNYVKASGSIEDIDRFDAQFFNYSPREAEELDPQQRLFLECSWEAIESAGYNPEVYDGSIGVYAGSGLPTYLMSHLGEKDFIVLSSRSFEQMVANDKDYLATRVAYKLNLTGPAINVQTACSTSLVAVHLACQSILNGECDMALAGGVSIQVPQEVGYLYQEGMVLSPDGHCRAFDEKAQGTVFANGVGVVLLKGLQDAIDDGDPIYAVIKGSAINNDGSLKLGYTAPSVEGQAAVISEAQAIADIDPSTISYLESHGTGTKLGDPIEVEALTRVFSAETDEKQFCAIGSVKTNVGHLNTAAGVVSLIKTALCLKHQTLVPSLNFDRPNPQIDFDNSPFYVHTALSPWETEQLPRRAGVSSFGVGGTNAHLVLQEPPPVEKEENELDRPAHLLALSAKTPQALIDAAANYQNYLQQNPDVNLADVCYSANTGRAPFPYRLAVTATNTQELAEKLSLDDGVGEGLKPAPTAPKIAFLFTGQGSQAENMGLQLYQNSPVFRDALDECNELLDLKPSLLEVLYPDLYKKKRGRKPKKSAIDETAYTQPALFAVEYALAKLWQSWGVEPSAVMGHSVGEYVAAVIAGVFSLEDGLKLIQARGQLMQQLPAGGGMVSVMASTVKIEPLLSGYGEKVAIAAINGPESTVISGDNGALAEISAKLEAEGIKTKALQVSHAFHSPLMEPMLAEFEAVAKELTYEQPQLTLISNVTGTLADASITTAQYWVNHVRQPVRFAQSMQTLHRQGYDLFLEVGPQPILLGMGRKCLPPEVPERSRRNRTWLPSLRSGVEDWEQMLSSLGELYGQGVNIDWVEFDAEYSRKKLVLPTYPFQRERYWIEPFASRGNNGAGLPNISPSPHSPIPPFPHSPTLLGQKFPLPLTDQVRFQTYFSPEFPSYVKDHRYYGKVVVAGASHIVMGLLAGQDSLKREACVLDDIEFMQILGGDDERSLQVALQGNPGEYEYQLISCIAGSESDPSADWIVHTKAKIRAPKPSELNREAMDLEAIKSRCPRHLSSSEYYSAVLDPLDGQFTLGTTFQWTEEAYLGDGEGLIKLKSPSSHPEMDEYWPHPGMVDAGIVPVALLSVSKESENGSESTQPAAYAFTSADSFRFLRTIDKNEQLWYYTKIDEFLSPGQLRGNTVLLTSTGEVVAEYIGIDFRELSRKLLLKSFGLDLDEWYYQVQWQPSDTSAALSAALPDVTEPAVETQEKTGTYLVLAPNQTWGDRLSKVLSENGYSAILAYPGDSYQQIDDHHYQLQPTAVEDFRQWLDGVRAQEENLLGILHLWSLAETHGLPKKKKRGKSPSPGMAQMQELTCASILHLLQSSPSVNDLPPLWLITQGAQQVGEESLVAPLSSLLWGLGKVIPMEHPELNCRCVDLDPSAKSPETDLITELLSALRLRSGSADGENQVAYRNGERQVMRMVRGQVDSTGGFTQLSFGVRAGSVGAGFASRHETPGSRLEDQKLGEPAPTEAAESSYLITGGLGSLGLELAQWLASNGAGHLILTGRSNPSNLAQETIQNIEETGVTVSVILGDMGQESDVADLFKQIKKLPPLKGVIHAAGLLDDGVLQQMTWERFTQVLAPKVAGAWYLHQFTKDLPLDFFVCFSSITSLLGSPGQGNYAAANGFLDAIAAYRRSLGLPGLSINWGPWANIGLAARMGAQQQNRLADQGIQMIPSEQGLQAFEELLGMGSVRAGFASRHETQGSRLEDRKLGEPAPTEDQKLSEPALTPAPTQMAVFPVNWPQFLTQMGINQLPPMLAEIAGQFDLANLGTSSGPRLREFLEQVKAASGDRRHLMLLDYLTTTVAKVLRRPKDLPDPEEGFFNLGLDSLMTIDLAQKIQNDLGISLSSTATFEYPNIQELAGYVDGVIPKLEAVETQSEEAVSEIDTEQLMLEISQLSGEDLDRSIDQALTELYQLIN; this comes from the coding sequence ATGACCAGCGACTTAAATCAAACTGAAGACTATCCCATTGATGAAAATGATATAGCCATTATTGGCATGTCGGGGCGGTTTCCGGGGGCCAAAACTATCGATGAGTTTTGGCACAACTTAAAACATGGCGTAGAGGGGATTTCCTTTTTATCGGAATCTCAACTGTTAAAATCGGGCATTGAAAAAGACTTGCTCAGTAACCCAAACTATGTTAAAGCGAGTGGTTCAATTGAAGATATCGATCGCTTTGATGCCCAGTTTTTTAACTATTCTCCCAGGGAAGCGGAAGAACTCGACCCCCAGCAGAGATTGTTTCTGGAATGTTCTTGGGAGGCGATCGAAAGTGCGGGGTATAATCCAGAAGTCTATGATGGCTCGATTGGGGTGTATGCGGGGAGTGGACTGCCGACTTATCTGATGTCCCACTTAGGAGAAAAGGATTTTATTGTCCTCAGCAGTCGTTCCTTTGAGCAGATGGTGGCTAATGATAAGGACTATTTGGCCACTAGAGTCGCCTATAAACTGAATTTAACCGGGCCGGCCATTAATGTGCAAACCGCTTGCTCCACCTCCCTCGTCGCGGTTCATCTAGCCTGTCAAAGTATTCTCAATGGGGAATGTGACATGGCTTTAGCGGGGGGCGTTTCGATTCAAGTGCCCCAAGAAGTGGGCTATCTGTATCAAGAGGGGATGGTGTTATCTCCCGATGGCCATTGTCGTGCTTTTGACGAGAAGGCACAAGGAACGGTGTTTGCCAATGGGGTTGGAGTCGTTCTGTTGAAAGGGTTACAAGATGCTATTGATGATGGCGATCCGATCTATGCGGTGATTAAAGGATCGGCGATTAATAATGATGGTTCGTTAAAATTGGGCTATACTGCGCCCAGTGTAGAAGGACAAGCCGCCGTCATTTCTGAAGCGCAGGCGATCGCCGATATCGATCCCAGTACGATATCCTATCTAGAAAGCCATGGTACGGGAACCAAGCTCGGCGACCCTATTGAAGTAGAAGCACTCACCCGCGTGTTCTCTGCGGAAACCGACGAAAAACAGTTTTGTGCCATTGGTTCAGTGAAGACCAATGTGGGACACTTAAACACGGCTGCTGGTGTAGTCTCGTTGATTAAAACAGCGTTGTGTCTCAAGCATCAGACCCTAGTCCCCAGTCTAAACTTCGATCGCCCCAATCCCCAAATTGACTTTGACAATAGTCCCTTTTATGTCCATACTGCTTTGTCTCCCTGGGAAACCGAACAGCTTCCCCGTCGCGCTGGGGTAAGTTCGTTCGGAGTCGGGGGAACCAACGCCCATCTGGTGCTGCAAGAACCGCCACCCGTGGAGAAAGAAGAGAATGAACTCGACAGACCGGCACATCTCCTGGCTCTTTCTGCAAAGACTCCGCAAGCCTTGATAGATGCAGCCGCCAATTATCAGAATTATCTGCAACAGAACCCGGATGTCAATCTAGCCGATGTTTGCTATAGCGCCAATACGGGACGCGCTCCTTTCCCCTATCGTTTGGCTGTGACTGCAACCAACACCCAAGAGTTAGCGGAAAAATTATCCCTCGATGATGGTGTAGGGGAGGGTTTGAAACCCGCCCCTACCGCCCCCAAAATCGCCTTTTTGTTTACCGGACAAGGGTCGCAAGCAGAAAATATGGGGTTGCAACTCTACCAAAATTCTCCCGTATTCCGGGATGCTCTGGATGAGTGCAATGAACTGCTCGACCTAAAACCCTCATTACTCGAAGTTCTGTATCCCGATCTGTATAAGAAAAAACGGGGGAGAAAGCCCAAGAAATCTGCAATAGATGAAACCGCTTATACCCAACCCGCCCTGTTTGCGGTGGAATATGCCCTCGCTAAACTCTGGCAGTCTTGGGGGGTTGAACCCTCTGCTGTTATGGGTCACAGCGTAGGAGAATATGTGGCTGCGGTCATTGCGGGCGTGTTCAGCCTGGAAGATGGGTTAAAACTGATTCAAGCGCGGGGTCAGTTGATGCAACAGTTGCCTGCGGGCGGTGGTATGGTTTCTGTCATGGCTTCCACGGTGAAGATTGAGCCATTGTTGAGTGGATATGGGGAGAAAGTGGCGATCGCCGCCATCAACGGCCCAGAAAGTACGGTCATCTCTGGAGACAACGGCGCATTAGCCGAAATTAGCGCCAAACTCGAAGCGGAAGGCATTAAAACCAAAGCGCTGCAAGTCTCCCACGCCTTCCACTCTCCCCTGATGGAACCGATGTTAGCCGAGTTTGAAGCCGTGGCGAAAGAACTCACCTACGAGCAACCGCAGCTTACCTTAATCTCCAACGTCACCGGAACCCTAGCCGATGCCAGTATTACCACTGCTCAATATTGGGTCAATCATGTGCGTCAACCGGTGCGGTTTGCCCAAAGTATGCAAACCTTGCACCGACAAGGATATGACCTGTTTCTCGAAGTGGGGCCGCAACCCATTCTCCTGGGCATGGGGCGTAAATGTTTACCCCCAGAGGTTCCTGAGCGGAGTCGAAGGAACAGGACTTGGTTGCCCTCTCTGCGTTCGGGAGTCGAGGACTGGGAGCAGATGCTATCCAGTTTAGGCGAACTCTATGGGCAAGGCGTAAACATTGATTGGGTAGAATTCGATGCCGAATACAGCCGGAAAAAGCTCGTACTTCCCACCTATCCCTTCCAACGGGAACGGTATTGGATCGAACCCTTCGCCAGCCGAGGAAATAATGGGGCGGGTTTACCCAATATCTCCCCATCCCCCCATTCCCCCATCCCCCCATTCCCCCATTCCCCCACTCTCCTAGGTCAAAAGTTCCCCTTACCGTTGACGGATCAGGTGCGTTTTCAAACTTACTTTAGTCCGGAGTTTCCCTCCTATGTCAAAGATCACCGCTACTATGGCAAAGTGGTGGTTGCGGGAGCCTCCCATATTGTCATGGGTTTGTTGGCAGGTCAAGACTCTCTGAAGCGCGAAGCCTGTGTTTTAGATGACATTGAGTTTATGCAGATTTTGGGAGGAGATGACGAGCGATCGCTGCAAGTCGCCTTGCAAGGTAACCCTGGTGAATATGAGTATCAATTAATTAGTTGCATTGCGGGTAGTGAAAGTGACCCGTCCGCCGATTGGATTGTGCATACCAAAGCTAAGATCAGAGCGCCTAAACCCTCAGAATTAAACCGGGAAGCGATGGATTTAGAGGCGATTAAATCCCGATGTCCGCGCCATTTGTCCAGTAGTGAGTATTACTCGGCTGTCCTTGACCCCTTAGACGGACAGTTTACATTAGGCACAACCTTCCAATGGACAGAAGAGGCTTATCTGGGTGATGGAGAAGGGTTAATTAAGCTCAAATCCCCATCGAGTCATCCGGAGATGGATGAATATTGGCCCCATCCGGGAATGGTGGATGCGGGAATTGTGCCCGTGGCGCTGCTTTCGGTTTCTAAAGAGTCTGAGAATGGTTCAGAGTCCACGCAACCGGCTGCCTATGCGTTTACAAGTGCTGACAGCTTTCGTTTTTTGCGGACTATTGACAAAAATGAACAATTGTGGTATTACACCAAAATTGATGAGTTTCTGAGTCCGGGACAATTGCGCGGCAACACGGTTTTACTCACTTCAACCGGTGAAGTGGTGGCGGAGTATATCGGTATTGACTTCCGGGAACTGAGCCGTAAGTTGCTGTTGAAGAGTTTCGGCTTGGATTTGGATGAGTGGTACTATCAGGTGCAATGGCAACCCTCCGACACTTCGGCTGCGCTCAGTGCGGCGCTCCCCGATGTAACGGAACCGGCTGTGGAGACACAGGAGAAAACGGGAACCTATTTGGTGTTAGCGCCCAATCAGACTTGGGGCGATCGCCTCTCGAAAGTCCTCAGCGAAAACGGATACAGCGCCATTCTCGCCTATCCCGGAGACAGCTATCAGCAAATCGACGACCATCATTATCAACTGCAACCAACAGCAGTAGAAGACTTTCGCCAATGGTTGGATGGGGTTCGCGCTCAGGAGGAGAACCTACTGGGCATCCTGCATCTGTGGAGTTTAGCCGAAACCCATGGACTGCCGAAGAAGAAAAAGCGCGGTAAATCTCCATCTCCTGGGATGGCTCAGATGCAAGAGCTAACCTGTGCCAGTATTCTGCACCTGTTGCAAAGTTCCCCATCAGTCAATGACTTGCCCCCCCTCTGGCTGATCACCCAAGGAGCGCAGCAGGTGGGAGAAGAATCTCTAGTCGCTCCCTTATCTTCGCTGTTGTGGGGTCTGGGTAAGGTCATTCCCATGGAACATCCAGAACTCAATTGTCGCTGTGTGGATTTAGATCCCAGTGCCAAGAGTCCAGAAACGGATTTAATTACAGAGCTGTTATCCGCCCTTCGACTCCGCTCAGGAAGCGCAGATGGAGAAAATCAGGTCGCCTATCGCAATGGAGAGCGTCAGGTGATGCGGATGGTGAGGGGACAGGTAGACAGTACGGGCGGTTTCACCCAATTATCGTTTGGTGTAAGGGCGGGTTCTGTAGGGGCGGGTTTCGCTTCGCGACATGAAACACCAGGATCTCGCTTGGAAGACCAAAAATTGGGTGAACCCGCCCCTACGGAGGCCGCAGAATCGTCTTATCTGATTACGGGAGGATTAGGATCGCTGGGTTTAGAACTGGCTCAATGGTTAGCCAGCAACGGAGCAGGACACCTGATCTTAACCGGACGCTCCAACCCTTCCAACCTTGCCCAGGAAACGATTCAGAACATAGAAGAAACCGGGGTCACGGTCTCCGTAATCTTAGGCGATATGGGCCAAGAATCCGATGTGGCCGATCTATTTAAGCAGATTAAAAAGTTGCCCCCACTCAAGGGTGTGATTCACGCGGCTGGATTATTGGATGATGGGGTGTTGCAACAAATGACTTGGGAGCGGTTTACCCAAGTGTTGGCTCCGAAAGTGGCGGGAGCTTGGTATTTACATCAATTTACTAAAGATCTGCCGTTAGATTTCTTTGTCTGTTTCTCGTCTATTACGTCCCTGTTGGGTTCCCCCGGTCAAGGGAATTATGCGGCTGCCAATGGCTTTCTAGATGCGATCGCCGCCTATCGTCGTAGTCTAGGATTACCGGGACTGAGTATTAACTGGGGGCCGTGGGCCAATATTGGTCTGGCCGCTCGCATGGGGGCCCAGCAACAAAATCGTTTGGCAGATCAAGGGATTCAAATGATTCCCTCGGAACAAGGTCTGCAAGCATTTGAGGAATTATTAGGAATGGGTTCTGTAAGGGCGGGTTTCGCTTCGCGACATGAAACACAAGGATCTCGCTTGGAAGACCGAAAATTGGGTGAACCCGCCCCTACGGAAGACCAAAAATTGAGTGAACCCGCCCTTACACCTGCACCTACGCAGATGGCTGTTTTCCCGGTGAACTGGCCCCAATTCCTGACCCAAATGGGGATTAATCAATTGCCTCCGATGCTGGCTGAAATTGCGGGTCAATTCGATCTGGCAAATCTGGGCACGTCCTCTGGCCCGAGGTTACGGGAATTTTTAGAGCAGGTAAAAGCCGCATCGGGCGATCGCCGCCACCTGATGCTTCTGGACTATCTCACCACCACGGTGGCCAAGGTTTTGAGGCGACCCAAAGATTTGCCCGACCCGGAAGAGGGCTTCTTTAACCTGGGTCTAGATTCCCTGATGACCATTGATTTAGCCCAAAAAATCCAAAACGATTTAGGCATTTCCCTGTCCTCAACGGCCACATTTGAGTATCCCAATATTCAAGAATTGGCCGGTTATGTGGATGGGGTGATTCCCAAACTCGAAGCGGTGGAAACTCAATCCGAAGAAGCGGTTTCTGAGATTGACACGGAGCAGTTAATGCTAGAAATTAGCCAATTATCAGGAGAAGATCTAGACCGCTCAATTGACCAAGCCCTAACCGAACTCTATCAACTTATCAATTAA
- a CDS encoding beta-ketoacyl synthase N-terminal-like domain-containing protein, translated as MDSQLSKEQRLLVAVRQAIAKLNQIEESKSEAIAIIGMGCRFPGGGESPEAYWDMLKTGKDARCEIPKDRWDIDRYYDEDPEVPGKMYVRQGYFLEQKVDQFEPAFFGISGLEAAKMDPSQRLLLEVSWEALEHAGIAPRSLKNTETGVYVGQCFNDYARVGSDISVNQLPDFYLGTGTAMNITAGRIAYVLGLQGPTFCLDTTCSSSLVTVHLAAQSLRLGECNLALAGGVNLMLHPSVTHGFCKGRALAADSRCKTFDASADGYARGEGCGMLVLKRVRDAVRDGDRILALVRGSAINHDGPSSGLTVPNQQAQKKVIRQALKSAKLDPSQVSYVECHGTGTSLGDPLEVKALDEVYCQNRDKDNPLMLGAVKTNVGHLEAAAGVAGLIKIILSLQHGEIPANLHFKQPNPRIEWNKMPLKVLAKSVPWARGEQERIAGISGFGMSGTNAHVILSEAPQLSSLSVVTERSRGKVEGKEPPFKRPTQVLTLSARSEKSLDALISRYHQDLANREFKLGDVCHTANTGRTEFNHRLALVVKSEEDCVKKLHKLQSGEDDLPGVYRNQLGNITRGPKIAFLFTGQGSQYINMGRELYETSPVFQQVIQECNELLNSELEKPLLSILYPDTETGEEINQTAYTQPVLFAIEYALAKLWQSWGIEPDVVMGHSVGEYVAATLAGVWSLEEGLKLISARGRLMQQLPAGGGMVSVMASQENVRPLVESFGEKVSIAALNGPESTVISGEKEALESISSKLEAEGIKTKALQVSHAFHSALMEPMLGEFEAVAKGINYQTPRIPMVSNLTGQLADSSITTAQYWVDHIRQPVQFYPSMKVLAEQEVEIFLEIGPKPILLGMGRECLMGSKKTWLPSLRPGKPDWVQLLQSLAQLYVQGFKVDWLTFDQGYGYQKVTLPTYAWTRRRYWITDLQEFKDRVVSEPVAEAKTTPKPAPKPKPEPVLAAKSEKGKLRLIAPETVASWQRNSPEEAPVSRKIKLSLLPISSQDLEPKPASEETVKPVTLAVPAVPQPSIDMTELKEKLKHQLAEALYLEPEEIEEDQTFIDLGLDSIVGVEWINTINKTYGLNIKATKLYDYPNLRDFTAYIGQELGKTGVAPTETPATPATPETPAIPATAPAPTVQVNSGEIMQTLKAQLAEALYLELDEIGEDQKFIDLGLDSIVGVEWINTINKTYNLDIKATKLYDYPTLLDFSTYIGGEISRSGSASAARVSPMPSQPAPTPSQPQVEVKPIATATAPVAAKPSPEEARQKLRAILNQVARKELSVAVANQMIQTLKQEAKL; from the coding sequence ATGGACAGTCAACTTTCTAAAGAACAACGCCTTCTCGTAGCGGTTCGCCAGGCGATCGCCAAACTGAATCAAATTGAAGAATCCAAAAGCGAGGCGATCGCCATTATAGGCATGGGATGCCGATTTCCGGGAGGGGGAGAGAGTCCAGAAGCCTATTGGGACATGCTCAAAACTGGCAAAGATGCCCGGTGTGAGATTCCTAAAGACCGATGGGATATTGACCGCTACTATGACGAAGACCCAGAAGTACCGGGGAAAATGTATGTCCGTCAAGGGTATTTCCTAGAGCAAAAGGTAGATCAATTTGAACCCGCCTTTTTCGGGATTTCCGGATTAGAAGCGGCGAAAATGGACCCTTCCCAGCGCCTGCTCTTGGAAGTGAGTTGGGAAGCCTTAGAACATGCGGGAATTGCCCCCAGAAGCCTGAAAAATACGGAGACCGGGGTTTATGTGGGTCAATGTTTTAATGACTACGCTAGAGTCGGCTCGGATATCTCCGTGAATCAGTTACCGGATTTTTATCTCGGAACTGGGACGGCCATGAATATTACTGCCGGTCGCATTGCCTATGTTTTGGGACTGCAAGGGCCGACGTTCTGCCTCGATACCACTTGTTCATCGTCTTTGGTTACGGTACATTTGGCGGCCCAAAGTTTACGCCTAGGGGAATGTAACTTGGCCCTGGCGGGAGGGGTGAATCTGATGCTCCATCCCTCCGTAACCCATGGATTTTGTAAGGGACGGGCTTTAGCTGCCGATAGTCGCTGCAAGACGTTTGACGCGAGTGCAGATGGATATGCTCGCGGAGAAGGCTGCGGGATGTTGGTATTAAAACGAGTGAGGGATGCGGTTCGGGATGGCGATCGCATTTTAGCCCTAGTTCGCGGTTCCGCCATCAACCATGATGGCCCCAGTAGCGGCCTCACCGTTCCCAACCAACAAGCGCAGAAAAAGGTGATTCGCCAAGCGCTGAAAAGTGCCAAACTTGACCCCTCACAGGTCAGTTATGTGGAATGTCACGGTACAGGAACCTCCCTCGGTGACCCCTTAGAGGTCAAGGCATTAGATGAAGTTTACTGTCAAAATCGCGACAAAGACAACCCCCTGATGTTGGGAGCAGTTAAAACCAATGTGGGCCACTTAGAAGCGGCTGCTGGCGTGGCTGGACTGATTAAAATTATCCTCTCTCTACAACACGGAGAAATCCCCGCCAACCTCCATTTTAAGCAACCCAATCCCCGGATTGAGTGGAATAAAATGCCCCTCAAAGTATTAGCAAAATCAGTTCCTTGGGCACGCGGAGAACAGGAAAGAATTGCCGGAATTAGTGGCTTTGGCATGAGCGGAACCAATGCCCATGTAATTCTCTCGGAAGCCCCCCAACTCAGTTCCCTGAGCGTGGTTACCGAGCGGAGTCGAGGTAAAGTCGAAGGGAAAGAACCACCCTTTAAGCGCCCCACTCAAGTTTTAACCCTATCCGCCAGAAGCGAAAAATCCCTAGACGCGCTCATCAGCCGCTATCACCAAGATTTAGCGAATCGAGAGTTTAAATTAGGCGATGTTTGCCATACCGCCAACACCGGACGCACCGAATTTAATCATCGCTTGGCGTTAGTGGTCAAAAGTGAAGAAGACTGTGTGAAAAAACTGCACAAATTACAGTCCGGTGAAGACGATCTTCCCGGAGTTTATCGTAATCAGTTAGGCAACATTACACGCGGCCCAAAAATCGCCTTTTTATTCACCGGACAAGGTTCCCAATATATCAATATGGGACGGGAACTCTATGAAACCTCTCCCGTATTTCAGCAGGTAATTCAAGAATGCAATGAGCTATTAAATTCTGAATTGGAAAAACCCCTACTTTCCATTCTCTATCCAGACACCGAAACCGGGGAAGAAATCAATCAAACCGCCTACACTCAACCCGTATTATTTGCCATCGAATATGCCTTAGCCAAACTCTGGCAATCTTGGGGCATTGAACCCGATGTGGTCATGGGTCACAGTGTGGGAGAATATGTAGCCGCAACCCTTGCCGGAGTCTGGAGTTTAGAAGAAGGACTCAAGCTCATTTCGGCACGAGGACGACTGATGCAGCAACTCCCGGCTGGAGGTGGCATGGTGTCGGTGATGGCTTCCCAGGAGAACGTCCGTCCCTTAGTGGAGTCGTTTGGGGAAAAAGTCAGTATTGCCGCTCTCAATGGCCCGGAAAGTACGGTTATTTCGGGAGAAAAAGAAGCCTTAGAATCCATCAGTTCTAAACTAGAAGCGGAAGGAATTAAAACCAAAGCGCTGCAAGTTTCCCACGCCTTCCACTCGGCTCTAATGGAACCCATGTTAGGGGAATTTGAAGCGGTGGCAAAAGGCATTAATTATCAAACCCCGCGCATTCCCATGGTTTCTAATCTCACGGGACAATTAGCGGACTCTAGTATTACCACTGCTCAATATTGGGTCGATCATATTCGCCAACCGGTGCAGTTTTATCCCAGCATGAAAGTGTTAGCAGAACAGGAGGTGGAAATCTTCCTAGAAATTGGCCCCAAACCGATTTTATTGGGCATGGGTCGGGAATGTTTAATGGGGTCGAAAAAAACTTGGCTGCCTAGTTTGCGTCCCGGTAAACCGGATTGGGTGCAGTTGCTGCAAAGTTTAGCCCAATTGTATGTACAAGGATTTAAGGTCGATTGGTTGACTTTTGACCAAGGTTATGGTTATCAGAAAGTGACCTTACCTACCTATGCTTGGACAAGACGGCGCTATTGGATTACAGATTTACAAGAGTTTAAAGATAGAGTAGTTTCTGAACCGGTAGCTGAAGCGAAAACCACACCCAAACCTGCACCCAAACCCAAACCCGAACCGGTTCTAGCGGCTAAATCGGAGAAGGGAAAACTGCGGTTAATTGCTCCGGAAACGGTGGCTTCATGGCAAAGAAATTCTCCCGAAGAAGCGCCGGTTTCTCGCAAAATCAAGTTATCTCTACTGCCGATAAGCTCACAAGATCTAGAGCCGAAACCGGCTTCTGAGGAAACGGTTAAACCGGTAACTCTTGCTGTTCCTGCTGTTCCCCAACCTTCTATTGATATGACTGAATTAAAAGAAAAACTGAAACACCAATTAGCGGAAGCGCTCTATCTAGAGCCGGAAGAAATTGAAGAGGATCAAACCTTTATTGATTTGGGTTTAGATTCGATTGTGGGTGTGGAATGGATTAATACAATTAATAAAACCTACGGCTTAAATATTAAGGCCACTAAGCTTTATGATTATCCCAACTTGCGCGACTTTACGGCTTATATTGGCCAGGAATTAGGCAAGACGGGAGTTGCTCCCACGGAAACCCCAGCAACCCCGGCAACTCCGGAAACCCCAGCAATTCCAGCAACGGCTCCCGCGCCTACGGTGCAAGTGAATAGTGGGGAAATTATGCAGACGCTGAAAGCCCAGTTAGCGGAGGCTCTGTATCTGGAATTGGATGAAATTGGGGAAGATCAGAAGTTTATTGATTTGGGTTTAGATTCCATTGTGGGTGTGGAATGGATTAACACGATTAATAAAACTTACAATTTGGATATCAAGGCCACGAAGTTGTATGATTATCCTACTTTGCTCGATTTTTCAACTTATATTGGGGGAGAAATTTCGCGATCGGGTTCGGCTAGTGCAGCAAGGGTTTCTCCGATGCCGAGCCAACCTGCTCCGACTCCTTCTCAACCGCAAGTAGAGGTCAAGCCGATAGCTACTGCAACTGCTCCGGTAGCGGCTAAACCTTCTCCAGAAGAAGCGCGGCAGAAATTGCGAGCAATCTTAAATCAGGTGGCTCGAAAAGAGCTATCAGTTGCTGTGGCCAATCAAATGATTCAAACCTTAAAACAAGAGGCTAAACTTTAG